From Melitaea cinxia chromosome 23, ilMelCinx1.1, whole genome shotgun sequence, the proteins below share one genomic window:
- the LOC123664919 gene encoding uncharacterized protein LOC123664919, with product MEAQMALTTCAKLNIAVSALQETRLPDEGSIREASYTFFWKGKDSAAAREHGVGFAIRNDLLSAIETPRGISERIMVLRMRSNCGFVTFISAYAPTLVSPDEAKDQFYDQLTETVRGVSSSDRLYILGDFNARVGQDSYAWPDCVGPHGIGKLNENGQRLLEFCSSQLLCVTNTFFKGKPMRRVSWKHPRSGHWHQLDLVLTRRKDLRETIHTRTFHSAECDTDHSLVVTRVALIHKKIHSSKPPGKKKLDLPKTRHDDLIRDFEDLVRKETETWDVNTTVEDEWSNVRTLLTETAAKAFGYQRAKSQDWFTENIEQVSPLLDSKRNAALAHRLNPNPKTREELTISKAALQRSTRHFANVYWTNICHNIQACADSGNFSCVYSGIKQAIGPVSKKTAPLKEADGSVITDRHRQMERWVEHFTTLYATPVSIEPEAVQSMPKLDTWSQLDDLPTIREYHIAVKQLKRGKSPGSDGTQAEILKLKCVSPILHSLLCKCWEAGCVPRDMRDANIITLYKGKGDRGDCNSYRCISLLSTVGKLFGRVILGKLQKLANRVYPEAQCGFRPRRSTVDMIFSLRQLQEKCREQKTPLYVAFVDLNKAFDTVSREGLYTALKCIGCPPKLLSLVQSFHEDMKGAVVFDGQTSDQFEMRRGVRQGCVLAPTLFGIFFSIILRTAFGDSQQGIHLHTRVDGKLFNISLLQAKRKRHDLFVDSLLFADDAAFVANSVLELQTIMDKFSKACTLFVVVCFPCP from the coding sequence ATGGAAGCTCAAATGGCGCTGACGACCTGCGCAAAACTCAACATAGCGGTTTCCGCACTGCAAGAGACCAGATTACCGGACGAAGGCTCAATACGCGAGGCCTCATATACATTTTTCTGGAAGGGAAAGGACTCTGCTGCCGCACGTGAGCATGGCGTTGGTTTCGCAATCCGCAATGATCTCCTTTCCGCAATCGAAACTCCTCGAGGAATTTCGGAGCGCATTATGGTGTTGAGGATGCGAAGCAACTGCGgctttgttacttttatttccGCATATGCCCCAACACTAGTTTCACCTGACGAAGCCAAAGACCAATTTTACGACCAACTCACTGAGACGGTACGTGGCGTAAGTTCTAGTGACAGACTTTACATCTTGGGTGACTTTAACGCCCGGGTCGGCCAGGACAGCTATGCTTGGCCCGATTGTGTGGGTCCCCACGGCATTGGAAAACTCAACGAGAACGGACAACGTTTACTTGAGTTCTGCTCGAGCCAATTGCTGTGTGTGACCAATACTTTCTTCAAGGGTAAGCCTATGCGTAGGGTGTCCTGGAAGCACCCTCGCTCTGGTCACTGGCACCAGCTAGACCTAGTCCTCACCAGAAGAAAAGACCTCCGTGAAACCATTCACACGCGTACATTCCACAGCGCTGAATGTGACACTGATCATTCCCTAGTAGTAACACGTGTAGCCCTGATCCATAAAAAGATTCATTCGTCCAAACCACCTGGTAAGAAGAAATTAGACCTTCCTAAAACTAGGCATGACGATTTGATTCGTGATTTTGAGGATTTGGTACGTAAGGAGACTGAAACTTGGGATGTAAATACGACCGTCGAAGACGAATGGAGCAATGTCAGAACTCTTCTCACGGAAACAGCTGCCAAAGCTTTCGGCTATCAGAGAGCTAAATCTCAAGACTGGTTCACTGAAAATATAGAGCAAGTTTCACCCTTGCTTGACTCTAAACGCAACGCTGCTCTTGCTCACCGTCTGAATCCTAATCCAAAGACGCGCGAAGAGCTTACAATTTCTAAAGCAGCTCTTCAGCGCAGCACACGCCACTTTGCGAATGTCTATTGGACCAATATTTGCCACAACATCCAAGCGTGTGCAGACTCAGGAAACTTCAGCTGTGTGTACTCTGGTATAAAACAGGCCATCGGCCCAGTTTCCAAAAAGACAGCTCCCCTTAAAGAAGCTGATGGCTCTGTTATAACAGATCGTCATCGTCAAATGGAACGTTGGGTAGAACACTTCACCACTCTCTATGCAACTCCAGTCAGCATCGAACCGGAGGCTGTTCAGAGCATGCCTAAACTGGATACTTGGAGTCAATTAGACGACCTACCTACTATAAGGGAATACCACATTGCTGTAAAGCAGCTTAAGCGCGGTAAGAGTCCTGGTAGTGATGGAACCCAAGCAGAAATACTTAAACTTAAGTGCGTGTCACCTATTCTGCACAGTCTGCTGTGTAAGTGCTGGGAGGCGGGGTGCGTGCCTCGGGATATGCGTGATGCCAACATCATCACACTATACAAAGGGAAAGGGGATCGCGGCGATTGCAACTCCTACCGTTGCATTTCCCTTTTGAGCACAGTCGGCAAGCTATTTGGACGTGTAATATTAGGAAAGCTCCAAAAACTTGCAAATCGCGTATATCCTGAGGCACAGTGTGGTTTTCGCCCCCGGCGTTCCACAGTCGATATGATTTTCTCCCTTCGCCAATTACAGGAGAAGTGCAGAGAGCAGAAAACGCCATTGTACGTGGCGTTTGTTGACTTAAATAAGGCCTTCGATACCGTCAGCAGGGAAGGTCTTTATACTGCACTGAAATGCATTGGGTGTCCACCGAAACTTTTGAGCCTTGTTCAATCCTTTCACGAGGATATGAAGGGCGCTGTAGTTTTTGATGGCCAAACGTCTGATCAGTTCGAAATGCGTAGGGGTGTCCGTCAGGGCTGCGTGTTAGCTCCTACCCTGTTTGGTATATTCTTTTCGATTATCCTAAGAACTGCTTTCGGCGATAGCCAACAGGGTATCCACCTTCATACAAGAGTAGACGGAAAGCTATTCAACATCTCACTGCTTCAAGCTAAACGAAAGCGTCATGATCTTTTCGTTGACTCTTTGTTATTTGCCGATGATGCAGCTTTTGTGGCAAACTCAGTTCTCGAGCTTCAAACAATCATGGACAAATTTTCCAAAGCATGCactttgtttgttgttgtttgttttcCATGTCCATAA